The sequence CTTCGCCTCAGCGAAGTGCACCCGCGCGGCATCACTCAGCCGAAGCTCACCAATTCGCATCGCCACGGAGTTCGTGAATGCGATCCGGATGACGACCGCGGTCGCCGTCTCCAACGCAACCGTGGCCCAGTCGTCCGACCTCTGGAAGTCCCAGTTGAGCGTGAAGACGCCGACCGGCCGGAAGCCCACCCCGTCGGTGGAGGCCTCCAGCACCATCGGCGTGTCGGACTCCCACACGTGCGGCGCACAGTTCGCGGCGCGCAGCGAGCGCACCACGCGAGGTGCCTCAAACCGCCACTCGATCGCATGCCCTTCCGGCCGGCGTGGAAACACAACCTGCGTGGCAGGTTGCCCGTCCTGGAGCGCGCGCAGTTCGGCCGCCGGCACTGTCCCGGCCAGCTCGGCGCTCAGGTGCTGGCCCTCCGGAACCGGAAACGCCACCACGGCGATCTCGCGGTAAAAGCTCTCGCGCGCCGGTGGCTGCGCCAGCTCAAGCTCCCTCTCACCCGGGCCGGTGACCTCGGCAGCGCTCCACACGAGGATCTTCATCGACGTTGCCGGTGTGATCCACGGACCGCCCGCTTCGGAGAACCCGTCGCAGTTGTGCACCCCGAACTTCAGTCCCAATCGCTCTGCCTCGGTCAGAGTGTGCCGGACCATGTCGAGCCAGGCCGGCTGCAGAAATCTCACCTGGCCGGTGGGCCACTGTCCGCCGCAATTGAACATGTAGCAGCCCCCGAGACCAATCCGGGCCATCGCCTCGAGGTCTTTCGTAACGCCCTCGCGAGTGATGTTGCCGTTGAGCCAGTGCCACCACGTGAGCGGCCGCGCATCCGCCGGCGGTGAGCGGAACACCATGTCCGGCCTCATCCGTGCGCCCGCGCCGAGCACCGCTTGACTCGCCAGCAACCCCATCAGCAAAACCGCTTGCCACCACCCTTTCATCGTTCGGGCACTCCTGACTGGGGATCCGTCGTTCGGGCTACCGAACAGGCTTCCTGCCCCGACTGCGCTGCGTCGGAAGCTGCACTGCCCACTCGGACGGCCCCGCACCCGCCACCAGCAGCATCGTCGCTCAACGCCGCGCCCGTTCGGGTGTCACCGTTTCGGGAGTCGCCGCGGTCGCCCCCTTCGGCAACCATTCGATCGTCGCACGTGACTCGAACGTTTTGCCGCCCCAAAGATACGCAAAGCCGAATCCTTCGGCGGGTTTGGTGCCTCCGTACTGCCAGAAGCGGAACAAGGCGTCCCGCCGGTCCATCGAACCCCGCACCACCCAGTTCGTCCAGATGCCCCGAACCGTCCACGTCGTGCAGTTCAGATGATTGGTCACGTCCTCCCAGAAGCGGATCGTCCGCGCATTTCCGTCATCCAGCACCAGCTCCACGGCCATGTCCCGACACAGCTCGGGGAGGTTCGGTATGCTTGAGATCGGCCGTGAGGGCACTCCTGGCGCCCGGCTGAAAAAAACCGAAGTACGGACCGAGCCCGAGGGGTCCCGAGCGGACTGGCGATAGCTTGTCTCCAGCACCACCGAATTCGATGCGAAGCGTGTGTCCAACACCACGCGGGACCTGCGCTCGTCTTCCACGCGGATCCGCAGGCGGAACTCCGCGGAGGCCGCCCGCGCCGGCGCCTTCGACGTCTCGATCACCGCGCTCTGCAGCGACCGCTGCACTGCGAATCCCGCATCGCGCGCCCAAAAACCGACGTGGAAGATCCGGAAGGGCGGGCCGTCGCGCACGCCGTCGCTGAACAACTGCAGCCAAAGACCGTCGCGGCCCCAGCTCACCTCGTAGTCCGTCGTGCGGTGCACGACCGCACGCCGGCTCACCGGCTCGCTCGACGTCACCCCCCCCACTGGCGCTTCCGCCGCCAGCCCGAGGGTTGCCAGCATCACGAGGACGAACGGATGTGCTCGCTTCATCCCCTCCACTCTTGGACCGTTTCGATCATCGCCAGCACGTTCTCGATCGGCGTACCGGGCTGCACGTTGTGACAGGAACACACGATGTAGCCTTCGCCGCCCGCACCGAGCGTTGAAAGGCAGTAGCGAGTCTCCGCGCGGACATCGTCCGGGGTTCCAAACGGCAACACCCGCTGATTGTCCACCCCCCCATGAAAAATCACTCGCTCACCAAACTCGCGCTTCAGTTCCTCGCAATCCATGCCGGGACACGCATGCTGGATCGGATTCAGCACGTCCACACCACAGTCGAGGATCGGTCCCAGCAGCGGGCGCGCCGCGCCGTCGGTGTGGTAGAACACGCGCAGGCCGTGCTCGTGGATGAGGCGGCACCATCGATGCAGCCGGGGACGCAGGTGCCGCGCCCACATTTCGGGCGACATGATCAAGGAGGTCTGCCCGGCGACATCGTCGCTCACGAACACTAGGTCGAGCACGTCGCCGGTCCGCGCGAACATTCGACGCATCATCTCGGTCTGAATCCACTCGATCCGGTCGAGCACCGCATCGACGTAGTCCGGATCCAGCGCCAGATCCAGCATCGCCTGTTCCAGCCCACGCATTTGACAGTAGATCTCGAACAGCGACACCCACGGCCCGATCACGCAGAACTCCCGCGCGGCCTCCCGCGCGGCCGCATCCGCAGCGTCATAGTCAAAACGGTCCGGATCCGGCCACCACGGATAGTCATCGAGCGCCGCTGGCGACGAATACCCCGCCAATGGCGGATCGCCGAACTCCGCATAGTGCGCTGGACCCGCCTGCACCTCCCGCAGCGGCACCCCCCACATCGTTCGCGACCCGCCCGACTCCGCCCCCGCGCCGGACTGGGCGCCGGCCCGTTCCCCCTCCGCGGAACGGTAGTCCATGAACACCCACACGATTTTGTCGAGCCCGAGCGCCCGGAACATGTCCAGGTCGCGGTCCACACCGCAGCGCGAACGCAGCGCGGCACCGATCTCCGGCGTGAACCAGAGATCTACCGGCAGCCGATCCACCGGCCGGCGCTCCAGCACCGCGCGAATCCGTTCCTTCGCCGTCATTCGACCGTTCGCGGCGACCGCCCCCCACATGCCGGGCGCTCGAGCTCCTGTAGGGCACCCCCAACCGGTGCGCCGGCATTGCAACCGCGCCGAGCATAGGGCGGCAGCGTCCGAAAATCATTGCACAAAATGATCTTTTTTTTGCACAAAATGACACAGTTTCCAATCATCGCGATGGCGCGGTCAGCCGCAGTTCATACCAAAGCGTCGCCGCGCCAGAAGCCGACACCGCGCCGCCGCGCAGTTCCCGTGCAGTGCCGGTGGGCCGGCCGCGGTCGTCGAGCGGCTGCAGCGCACCCTCCGCACCCGGTAGCACCAACTCGAACTCCACCGGCTCAATGCGGCTGGGCGCGCTCCCCCACTGCCGGCCAACGGACATCATTTCCGGCGACACCCACCGCATCCCGGTGTTCTCCGTGTACGCGGTCGCCGCCACGATCGCGCGCAGCGGTGCGCGCACGAGCGAGCCGCCCTCGAGCGCGCAGATCGCGAAGGTGGCCGCCCGAAGACGCGTCGGCCCGATTCGGACCCGCAGGCCTTCGCCAAGATCGAGCTCCGCCCCGGCGATGCGACCGAGGGCCGCGCGGAACCGCTCCGAGCGCACCAGCAACCGGCCGCCTCCGGACTCCATCAGGCGCCACTCGATCTGGCCGGTGTCGGCCAACCACTCATGACGCCTTCGCTCAGGCGCGGCCGGCATCGGGATCGGTTCCCCTGCCTCGAGATCCAACGCCACACGGTGCTCGAGCGCCACATCGAGCGGCAGCCCCGCGCGCGCCAGCCCCACGACGTCCCACGCGTACCCGTGCCGCGCAATCGCATCGAGCTCGCGATCCAACGACCAAGGCGCGGTCACCTCGGTCCGTGCCGCGGCCACGTCGCCGCGGCGAAACGCGAGCGCAGCCGGACGCACGTTCGCCAGAATCGTCGGATGCTGGCCGATATCGAAATACCCTGGGATACGTCCCGCCTTCAGTGAATCGTCCCCGTGCGCCCAAGTGTATAGGAAGATCGCGTCCCAGTCCTGCAGCGAGCCAAACGTCGCGAGCATCAATGGCCCCTCGCCCGCGTGAGGATTCGGGGCCGGATGGTTGTATTCGCTGACCATGTGCGGCCGCCCCTTCACGCGCTGCCACGCAAGCATCCTCACCGTCGACTCGCTGGGGGCGTCCACCATCGAGCGCGGCTCGACGATCCAGTTCTCCGGATCCCAAGGGCGGCCCGTCCACCGCGGATGCTGCCAGTACGCGTGCGTGTCCACCAGTTCAAACTCCCCCATCAGCCGCGGCGTGGACGTCATCACCACCGTGCCGACCACCGGCGCCGCCACCCCGATCTCCTGTTGGAGACACTTCCGCATCGCGGTCCAGTGCGCGCGTTCGGTGTCCCACAAAAACTCGATCCAGTCGCGCCGCATCCGGTCCGTGAGCGGAGAACGCCCGTGGCGCCTGGGCCAGCGCACCGTGCCACGCTCCGGCCGCTCGTCCTCCGCCGGTCCAATCCGACCGCCCGGTCGCACCGAGAGATCTGCGAACCGGAACACCGCGCCAGCTTGCGCCAGGTCGCTGAAGCCGAACCGCACGCGTGGATCGTCGCGCTCGGCTTCGAACGTGAACTCGTACGCGGTCCACTCCGGCTTCACTTCGATCCGCACGTCCCATCCGACCGACTGCCACGGCTCGTGCGCCTGCATCACGTTCGCCAAAATCCATCGCGGGCGGTCCGCCGCGACGCGGAAGCGAACCGTGTAGAGCCCCCCTCGCCGCACCGCGAAACCGGGCTGGTTGAACTGCACCGCCCAGCCACCGTCGGCCGGGTTCTCCACCCGCACCACCGCGAGGCCGTTGGAGGTCTGCAGTTTCGCGCGCGCCCCCCGGTGCAGCTCAAGCACCCAGCCGGTCGCGCCGGCGGAGAAGTCCGCGTTCGTCAGCAGCTCGGGCCCGGGCGGTTCGCACCGCGCCCCCCAGGCCGACATCATCGCCTCTGCCGAGCTGTATCGCGCCGCAAGCCACCGGTTCCACTGGGCCTGCAGGTCCGAGGCGAACGGCTCCGGCAGTCCGTCGAGGTCGCCGCTCAGCCAGGTGTGGATCAGGCCGTTCTCGTTGTTGATCTCCACCATCGCCAGCGCCGGATCATCCGCGACGCGCTGGCCGGTGAGCGGGTTGACACGGTCCAAGAGGCGCCGGGCATAGGCCTTCTGCGCTTCCAGATGCGGCGCGTGAAAGAATCCCACCGCGTGCGCCGCCTTCCAGTCGAGGCGCTGGATCGCGGGATCCACTCCGTCACCCACGCCGAACCGCCGGCCGACCAGCAGATTGATGTTCCAATAGATGCCCTGCCGCTTCAGCTCGTGCAGGAACACGTCCAGTCGGCGGAGAGCGTCCGGGTTCCAGTTCGTCCAGGAGCCGCTCTCGTAGCGGATGAGCCGCGGCTCGCCCCACGTCGAGTCCAAGAAATGGAATCGAACCGCGTTGATGCCGAAGCTCGCCATTCGAGCGGCGATTTTCGGCGCGTCCGCCTCCGCCGGGAAACACGCACTGGCCGTCACGTTCACCCCAAAGAGGCGCACGCGCCGGTCGCCGGCGACCAGCCGCCCGTTGCGCACACGGACCGGACGGATCGAGGCCGCCGACTGAGCCAGCACCGGCCGCAAATCCAGCACGCCCCCCTCCGTATCATCCCACGGCGGCGCAAAGGGTACCGGTTCCGACGCACCCACCCTTATCGTCAGGCTCGCCGCCACTCCCAACGCTCGCAGTGGTGTCGTTCTCATCGTCGCCCCCAGATCGCTCCGCTCAGTCCCCCATCAGCAGCGAGCGGGCAATCAGAAAATAAATGAATACCCCCGACATGTCCGCGATGGACGTGATCAGCGGCACGCTCGCCGCCGCCGGATCCAGCCGCGCGCGCGCCAGTCCGAACGGCAGCAGCACGCCGATCAGACAGTTCAGCACGACCACCGCAAACATCGCCGCCGCGACCACCGTCGCGACCCCGATGCCGCTTCGCCAGAGCCCCAGCGCGAATACGCCGGCCGCCATCGTCAGCCCCAGCCACGACGAAAGCACCAGCTCCCGACCGGCCATCCGCAGCCAGTCGCGCAGACGGATGTCGCCGATCGCCAGCGCGCGGATCACCAGCGTCGCGCTCTGCGACGCCGCATTCCCTCCGCTGTCGATCAACAGCGGCAGGAAAAACACCAGCGCAACGTTCGCCGCGATCACATCCTCAAACGCCACAATGCCAGCCCCGGACACGACGTTGATGCCCAGCAGTGCCATCAGCCATCCCACGCGCCGCCGCACCAACAGCCCCACTCCCGCATCCACGAAACTCGTCTCCAGCGGCCGCACGGTCGCGATCCGGTGAAAGTCGCCCGTCGACTCCCGCTCCTCGACGTCCAGGATGTCGTCCATCGTAACGATGCCCAGCAGCATCCCCTCGCCATCCACCACCGGCATCGCAAAGAGATCGTACTTTCGGAAGAGCTGGACCGCCTGCGCCCGGCCCTGATGTGCCGTGAGCGCCGCGAACTGATGGTCCATCATGTCGGCCACGCGGGTGCCCGGGTCCGCCAGAATAACGCGACGCAACGGGATATCGTCGAGCAGGCGGCCGCGATCGTCGGTCACATACAACATCGCGAGCGTCTCGCTGTCCCGCCCCCACTGGCGGATGTGCTCGAGCACCTGCTCGCGTGTCCAGTCCGGCCTCACCCGCACGTACGCGGTGGTCATCAGCCGGCCAACGCTGCCCTCGGGGTAGTTCAGCAGCTCCATTGCCGCCCGGCGGTCGGACTCCGGCAGCAGCGCGAGCAACCGACGCGTCACGCGCGCGGGCATGTCTTCGAACAGCGCGGTGCGGTCGTCCGGCGACAGGCGCAGCAGCACCCCCCGAACCTCGTCGCTGGCCATGTGCTCGAGCAGCGCGGTCTGCAGCTCGGAAGGCAGGTTCGCGAATACATCGTCCGCGAGGCGCTGCGGCAGCAGACGGAACAGAATCAACCGGTGCTTCGGGTCGTCCACCGCGGCCAGCAGATCTGCAATTTCCGGTGCCGGCTGCCGCGCCAGGAAGTCGCGCAGGTCGTTCCATTGCCCCGCCTCGATCAGATCGAGGATGTCGGGTTTCAGAGAGGGAACCACCGGCGTCAAGGGGTCAACCTCCCCCCAGCACCGCTCGGGCGATCGAGAAATAAATCAGGATGCCGCCGATGTCGGCCAGCGACGTGATCAGTGGCGCGCCGGCCGCGGCCGGATCGAACCCGAGCCGTCGCAGCCCGAGCGGCAGCAACAGCCCCACCGAACTTCCAAACACGACGACCGTGAACATGCTCGCCGCGACCACCTCCGCGACCCGCGGCGTCCCGCGCGTGAGCGCCAGCGCAAACACCCCCGCCGCCATCACCAGCCCAATCGCCGAGCTCACGCGCAGCTCGCGCCACACCAGCCACGGTACCGCGCCGGGCCGAATCTCGCCCAGCGCCAGCGAACGGACCGCCAGCGTCGCGGTCTGCGAGCCAGCGTTTCCACCGCTGCCGATCAGCAGCGGCAAAAACGACACCAGCACCACCAGTACCGGCTTCAGGCGCTCGCTTTCAAAATCGGGTTGAAAATGCGCCAGCGCAGCGGTGGAAAACATGTTCACGCCGATCAACGTCACGAGCCAGCCGATCCGGCTCCGAAACAGATCCACCAGGCGCGCACGCCGCAAACTGCCCTCGATCGGCGAAATCTTCGCAATCTTGTGGAAGTCCTCCGTCGTCGCCGCCTGCGCGACGTCGAGGATGTCGTCCGACGTGACAATCCCGAGCAGCACCCCCTGGTCGTCCACCACCGGCAGCGCGTACGCGTCATATTTTTTGAACAGCGCGACCGCCTCCTCCTCCGACTGCATCGATCGCAGTACCGGGCCGGTGCCGGGATCCATCAGTTCCCGCAACCGCGTCTCCGGCGGCGCGAGCACCACCCGCCGCAGAGGGATCGAGGCGGTGAGGCGCCCCTCCTCGTCGGTCACGTACAGCACCGCCATCGTCTCGCTGTCCCGCCCGTGCGAACGCAGATGCTCGATCGTCTGCGCTGCGGTCCACTCCGGCCGCACCCGCACCCAGGCGGTGGTCATCCGCCGGCCGACGCTCCCCTCCGGATAGCTCAACAGCGTCAGCGACTCCCGCCGTTGAGACTCCGGCAGCAGATCGAGCAACCGGTGCAACACTTGGGCGGGCAGCTCCTCGAACAACGCGGTGCGGTCATCCGGAGTCAGCCGTGTCAACAGCTCGCGCGCGTCCTCGGAAGCGAGATTCTGTAGCAACCGGTTCTGTACGTCCGCGTCGAGCAGCGAGAAGACCTCCGCCGCCAGCGAGCGCGGCAGCAGCCGGAACACGACCAGCGTGGTGCGGCGGTCCAGCAGGCCGATGAGCTCCGCGATCTCCGGTGCCGGCTGGCGCGCAAGAAAGTTGCGGAGCTCGTTCCACTGCCCCGCCTCGACCATCTCAACGATGTCGACCTTCAGCAGTTCTGAGAGCAGCATCGCGACTTGCGTGCGCGCGGTATCGGAGCGCCGGACCGCCTCGCGCGCGGAGTATACGCTTCGCGCTCGGCCACCGCACGCCGTCGCGGTGCGACCCCCGCCGTCCCTCCCCCGCGGCGCTCACACCACCCGATGGCGCCGCCGCGGGCCGCCGCGGTCACTTGCGCAGCTTCGCGGCGATCTTCTCGCGGATCGCCTGCGCCAGAATGTCGGCGCCATCCGCGTTGAAGTGAATCCCGTCCGAGGCCCGCACCTGCACCACCTTACCGCCAGGACGGATCAGGTAGGGGCTGAAGGTTCCCGGCTTCGGGCTGAACAGCGGCACCACATCAAAAAACTCTGAGACCGCAACCCGCCCGCATTCCGTCCGAATGATGCGGTTGATTCGCTGGCAGTCCTGCTGCAGTTTCGGATCCCGCATGTCGGGCAGGCCAACCCAAAGGATGTAGCCCACCCCGGCCGATTGCAGGGTCCGCAATACCGCCGCCACCCGTGCCGCGTACTCGCGCTCCCACTCCGTGGTTCCGTTGACCACCACCTGCCCCGCGTCCGTTCTCAAGTTCTGCCCGTCATTCGCGCCGAGCAGTAGCACCGCCGCAGACGGCCGGCCCGCCGCCGCCTCGCGCAACTTTGCGGGCCAGTCAAACACATCCGGCCGGGCCAACCCCGTTCCAATCGAGACCACCGTCGTGACCTTCACCGAGGGCGTCGACGCAAACTGCCGCACCACCGACCGCGACACCGCCTGCATCAACGAATCGCCGCAGACCAGCACCTCCTCCGCCCCCCCCCGCGCCGCCACCACTACCCATCCCAGCACCACCGCCGCACATCCGCACCATCGTCGCATCTTCTCGAACCTCCGGGTCGCGGCGGAGTCTGCCGAAGACCCTCGCGCCCCGCAAGTCGTCACGACGAGGCGCGTCCCTTTCCGCACCGCACCGCCGCACCCTCCGCATCAGACGCCGGTGGCACCGCGATCCGCTCCCTTGCACTCAGCGGGAAGCGTCAGCGGCGAGCGGCTCCGCGTACCAGCGCTCCGCAAACCGTTCCAGCGCGTCGCGAAAGCGGTCGATCCGCAGCGTCGTCGACGCCGCCGCCAGCGGACGCACCGCCGCGAGCCAAAGCCGCTGCGCGGCGCCGCCGTGCTCCATCCGCTCGGCGGTCCGAAGCACCGCCCTGCCGTTCAGCAGCGCCGCCGCAAGGTAGAACGCCAGAACCAATCGAACGACGTCGCGACGAGACCGACCTGTGCCGTTGGCGCCGTCCGCCGATGTTCCCGTGCTCATGTGCCGCCTCAGAACTGGAAATAAATGAACGGCGCGACGCCCCGCGGTCCCAGCGCAAAAATCATCGTGATCAGCAGCGCGGCGATCACGCCCGCCACCGCCGGCGCGAGTGTGGCGGCGCGCCGTGCGAGGCCGTCGGCCCGCCGACCGTCGAGCCACTGCATCGCAAACCCCACCGCCATCGTCACCGCGATCGGAACGGTGACGCGCAGCGGCTCACCGCCGCGCGCGAACGCGCCGAGCAGCGCGACCGCATCGTCCAGGCTCCGCGCGCGGAAGAACACGTACGTGACACCGACGAGGTGGAACGTCAGCACCGTCAGCGCCAGCCGCGCCCCGAGGGGCAGCCTCGCGACCGCCTTGGCGGCGCCGCCGCGCCGCGCCCACACCGCCCGCTCCACGATCAGGTACGCACCGTGCAGGGCGCCCCACAGCACGAAGTTCCAGCCCGCACCGTGCCAGAGCCCCCCCAGCAGGAAGGTCGCCATCAGACTGAGCGCGGTACGGCCAAAGCCCCGGCGGGACCCCCCGAGGGGCACGTAAAGATAGTCGCGCAACCACGTCGAGAGCGAAATGTGCCAGCGCCGCCAGAATTCCTGCACCGAGCTCGACAGGTACGGCGCATCGAAGTTCCCCGGAAACTCAAACCCAAGCAGCTTCGCAACCCCGATCGCGATGTCCGAATAGGCCGAAAAATCGCAGTAGAGCTGCACCGCATAGCCGTACACCGCCGCGAGCGCGTCCCACCGCCCGAACATCTCCGGGTGGTCATACACCGGATCCACCAGCAACACGCCGAGCCAGTTGGCAATCACCACCTTCTTGAACAGACCGCCCACGATCAGCACCACGGCCCGGCCCACGTCCAGCCGCTCGGCGGTCGGCGGCGACTCGATCTGCGGCAGAAGGTCCCGCGCACGCACGATCGGCCCCGCGACCAGTTGCGGAAAGAACGCAAGGTAAAGCGCAAAATCCAGCAACGATGCGGCCGGGGGGATTCGGCCCGCCGCGACGTCGAACACATAGCTCATCGCCTGGAACGTGAAGAACGAGATGCCGACCGGCAGCACCACGTCCAGCAGCGGCAGCGAGCACGGCCATCCCAGCCGCGCGCACAGCGCATAGGCATTGACGACGAAAAAACCGTAGTACTTGAAAAAGCCGAGCGCCAACAGGTTGGCCGCTGTCGCGAGCGCGACCCAGGCGCGGCGGCGGCCCGGGGAGGGGCTGCGCGCCAGCGCCCGCGCAATCGCATGGTTCACCACCGAGGAGCCGGCGATCAGCCCCAGAAACCGCCAGTCCCACCACCCGTAGAACACGTAGCTGGCCGCCAGCAGAAACCACTTGCGCGCGGTC is a genomic window of Kiritimatiellia bacterium containing:
- a CDS encoding carbohydrate binding domain-containing protein — encoded protein: MRTTPLRALGVAASLTIRVGASEPVPFAPPWDDTEGGVLDLRPVLAQSAASIRPVRVRNGRLVAGDRRVRLFGVNVTASACFPAEADAPKIAARMASFGINAVRFHFLDSTWGEPRLIRYESGSWTNWNPDALRRLDVFLHELKRQGIYWNINLLVGRRFGVGDGVDPAIQRLDWKAAHAVGFFHAPHLEAQKAYARRLLDRVNPLTGQRVADDPALAMVEINNENGLIHTWLSGDLDGLPEPFASDLQAQWNRWLAARYSSAEAMMSAWGARCEPPGPELLTNADFSAGATGWVLELHRGARAKLQTSNGLAVVRVENPADGGWAVQFNQPGFAVRRGGLYTVRFRVAADRPRWILANVMQAHEPWQSVGWDVRIEVKPEWTAYEFTFEAERDDPRVRFGFSDLAQAGAVFRFADLSVRPGGRIGPAEDERPERGTVRWPRRHGRSPLTDRMRRDWIEFLWDTERAHWTAMRKCLQQEIGVAAPVVGTVVMTSTPRLMGEFELVDTHAYWQHPRWTGRPWDPENWIVEPRSMVDAPSESTVRMLAWQRVKGRPHMVSEYNHPAPNPHAGEGPLMLATFGSLQDWDAIFLYTWAHGDDSLKAGRIPGYFDIGQHPTILANVRPAALAFRRGDVAAARTEVTAPWSLDRELDAIARHGYAWDVVGLARAGLPLDVALEHRVALDLEAGEPIPMPAAPERRRHEWLADTGQIEWRLMESGGGRLLVRSERFRAALGRIAGAELDLGEGLRVRIGPTRLRAATFAICALEGGSLVRAPLRAIVAATAYTENTGMRWVSPEMMSVGRQWGSAPSRIEPVEFELVLPGAEGALQPLDDRGRPTGTARELRGGAVSASGAATLWYELRLTAPSR
- the mgtE gene encoding magnesium transporter, with translation MVPSLKPDILDLIEAGQWNDLRDFLARQPAPEIADLLAAVDDPKHRLILFRLLPQRLADDVFANLPSELQTALLEHMASDEVRGVLLRLSPDDRTALFEDMPARVTRRLLALLPESDRRAAMELLNYPEGSVGRLMTTAYVRVRPDWTREQVLEHIRQWGRDSETLAMLYVTDDRGRLLDDIPLRRVILADPGTRVADMMDHQFAALTAHQGRAQAVQLFRKYDLFAMPVVDGEGMLLGIVTMDDILDVEERESTGDFHRIATVRPLETSFVDAGVGLLVRRRVGWLMALLGINVVSGAGIVAFEDVIAANVALVFFLPLLIDSGGNAASQSATLVIRALAIGDIRLRDWLRMAGRELVLSSWLGLTMAAGVFALGLWRSGIGVATVVAAAMFAVVVLNCLIGVLLPFGLARARLDPAAASVPLITSIADMSGVFIYFLIARSLLMGD
- the mgtE gene encoding magnesium transporter → MLLSELLKVDIVEMVEAGQWNELRNFLARQPAPEIAELIGLLDRRTTLVVFRLLPRSLAAEVFSLLDADVQNRLLQNLASEDARELLTRLTPDDRTALFEELPAQVLHRLLDLLPESQRRESLTLLSYPEGSVGRRMTTAWVRVRPEWTAAQTIEHLRSHGRDSETMAVLYVTDEEGRLTASIPLRRVVLAPPETRLRELMDPGTGPVLRSMQSEEEAVALFKKYDAYALPVVDDQGVLLGIVTSDDILDVAQAATTEDFHKIAKISPIEGSLRRARLVDLFRSRIGWLVTLIGVNMFSTAALAHFQPDFESERLKPVLVVLVSFLPLLIGSGGNAGSQTATLAVRSLALGEIRPGAVPWLVWRELRVSSAIGLVMAAGVFALALTRGTPRVAEVVAASMFTVVVFGSSVGLLLPLGLRRLGFDPAAAGAPLITSLADIGGILIYFSIARAVLGGG
- a CDS encoding DUF459 domain-containing protein gives rise to the protein MRRWCGCAAVVLGWVVVAARGGAEEVLVCGDSLMQAVSRSVVRQFASTPSVKVTTVVSIGTGLARPDVFDWPAKLREAAAGRPSAAVLLLGANDGQNLRTDAGQVVVNGTTEWEREYAARVAAVLRTLQSAGVGYILWVGLPDMRDPKLQQDCQRINRIIRTECGRVAVSEFFDVVPLFSPKPGTFSPYLIRPGGKVVQVRASDGIHFNADGADILAQAIREKIAAKLRK
- a CDS encoding MBOAT family protein; this encodes MLFPTLTFAVFFAIVFAGHWWLIGRPTARKWFLLAASYVFYGWWDWRFLGLIAGSSVVNHAIARALARSPSPGRRRAWVALATAANLLALGFFKYYGFFVVNAYALCARLGWPCSLPLLDVVLPVGISFFTFQAMSYVFDVAAGRIPPAASLLDFALYLAFFPQLVAGPIVRARDLLPQIESPPTAERLDVGRAVVLIVGGLFKKVVIANWLGVLLVDPVYDHPEMFGRWDALAAVYGYAVQLYCDFSAYSDIAIGVAKLLGFEFPGNFDAPYLSSSVQEFWRRWHISLSTWLRDYLYVPLGGSRRGFGRTALSLMATFLLGGLWHGAGWNFVLWGALHGAYLIVERAVWARRGGAAKAVARLPLGARLALTVLTFHLVGVTYVFFRARSLDDAVALLGAFARGGEPLRVTVPIAVTMAVGFAMQWLDGRRADGLARRAATLAPAVAGVIAALLITMIFALGPRGVAPFIYFQF